ATGCTTTTGACGCAGTAGTAAAGGCCATCGAAAAAACAGGCATGCCAACACGTTCCAGCGAACTGGACGGTACCCGCAGCAAGGATTACTGGTCAACGGTTCGGGAAATGACTGCCCGGGCATTTGAGAACTACGTGATTGAGAAACTGGAGGCCAGCGGTTTTCATAATGACTACCTGGCTAATATTGTTCCTGAGATTGAGTTTTCCGGATCGGCTGACAGCTACCCGTACCTGACCGCGAAAGAAAAAGAGTCTGTTGTTAAAGCGTTCGACCAGCTGTTTTCCAGCCTGAAAACGGAAGCCACTGACACAGGTGTCAAGCTATACCGTCTGGGCAATGGCAAGGGCATCAAGCTAAACAACGCCCGTCTGGTTGCCCACCGGATGAAAAAAGAACTGGGTGTTGGTGTTAAAGCAGTCGCCACAGAAAGCGAGCTTCCAGATCACCTGCAACAGGATATTCAAAGAGACAAAGTAAGTGGTCGGGTAAAAGGGATATATGACCCAATATCAGGCGACGCTTTCATTATTGCTGACAAACTAAATGACGGCAGAGATGCAGTTAAAACCCTGCTGCATGAGCTGGTCGGTCATAAAGGTGTACGTCAGGCACTGGGTAAGCAGCTGAATCTGGCAATGGTGGGCATCTACCGGGATATGCCCGCCAATGTACGACAGTCGCTTGAAACGGAATACGCTGGTCAGCTTGAAGGCTTGTCTACTGCCAAGCGCAAATTAAAAGTTGCTGAAGAGTATGTTGCACGGATTGCTGAAAGTAACCCTAAAGCGCCAATACTGAAGCGACTCTACAGCCGGTTCAAACGCTTGCTGCGTAACATTATGCCCAGCATTCAGTGGACGGATGCGGATATTGTGGAGCTGGTGCAGGCGGGGAAGAGTGCTTTGCGAAAGCCAGCAGGGAGTCAGCATAGCCCTGAAACCAGCACTGTTGCATATAGCCTTGACGATAAGAAGGTGTTGAAAATCGACCCAAGGCAGTTGATCCGCAAAGGTCGCCTGACTTTCCTGAGAAAGAAAATGCTGGAGCTGGCTGAAAAGCTGGATGGCAAGTCTGTTACTAATCAAGCAACAGGACAGAAAATCTGGTTTTACAAGAAAGGCTTCAAGCACAGTAGCTCTGGTCGTATTGATCATAACAATGAGCTGGCAATCAGGTTAATGCCGGTTATGCCTGAGATTATTGAGAATGCAGTGCCATTTGAATCGCAGCCTGATCGAAAAGGTCGTCACACGATTGAGACGGCAATAAAACTCAGGACAAAAATCCAGATTGGCGAAGATTTTTACTTTGTTGATCTGAGGGTTAGAGATCACACTAATGATCAGATTAAAAGGCTTTATGACCATAGGGTAAGAAAAGAGGACCCTGCGGGCATCGATGGCGATCATCCGCACAATCTGATGATTGCCGATGTTTCACTCCATCCCACAACAGGGTCCAACCTAAATATAGACCAACGGAAGGCAAAAAAGTTCAACGATGAAGACCCTCTTTACTCTCTGGAAGCTGTTGATACTGGTTCTGGTGCTGGTTCGGATAGCACAAGCGGTCGGTCGAATTTTGTTGTTCAGCCTGAAACCTGGCAGGAAGCGTTTATCCGCAAGATTCAGGACAAGTTCAAACCTCTGAAGCGTACTCAGGATGCTATTACGCTGAATGGCGCTGATCCGCTGTCTGAAGACGTTGATACTTATCTGGCAGAAGAACTATCTCACGGCAAGATAGAAGAATCCCTGCGTCAGTTTGAGAATCGACATGTACGACCACTGGCTAGAGCTATTGCTCAGGCGTCGGTGGGTCGTGAAGATCTGGACTTGTATCTGTACGCCAAACACGCTCCTGAACGCAATGCCCATATTGCCAAGATTAACGACAAGATGCCTGATGGCGGTTCTGGCATGACCAACGAACAGGCTGCTGATATTCTCAGCCGGTTTGAAGCGGGTGGTAAAACGGCAGAATTGCAGACTCTGGCGGATCGTATTTACCGGATTAACAAACAGCGACTGTCGTTATTGCAGGATGCAGGACTTGAGAGTCAGGCCATTCTCAACAGCTGGAGCCGGTACCAGAATTATGTCCCACTGAAAGGCAAAGGCGAGCAGGTAGAGTCTGCCCAGCACCGACAAAATACCGGACGAGGGTTTGATATTCGGGGCAAGGAATCCATACGGGCAATGGGGCGTCGATCCATGGCAGAAAGCCCGGTGCTGCATTCGCTGGCTGCTTTTGAGGAAACGCTGGTTCGCAAGGAGAAAAACGACGTTGCCAAGACCTTTCTGAACATGGTGCAGAAATACCCCAATAAGGAGTACTGGGAAGTATTCAGTGAAGATCGGTTAGATACCAAGCGCATGTTTGATCCACGCTCAGAGAAAGTGGTTGACCGTGACAACCCGTTTATGAAGTTTGACCGTGATAACTATCTTTCGGTGAAAGTGGATGGCAAGGAGCATTACATCAAACTGGCTGATAAGCAGCTGCTGGATGCGATGCAGAACCTTGGGCCGGAAAAAATGGGAGTGATCACCCAGACACTAAGCAGGGCGAACCGCTTTCTGGCGTCGCTGAATACCAGCCTGAACCCTGAGTTTGTTATTTCCAACTTCAGCCGGGATATTCAGACCGCAGTGCTGAATGTGATTGCTGAGCAGGATTTGCAGGATGGACGGATTGAAGGTGAGCAGCTGGCAAAGAATGTGGTTAAGGATGTTCCCGGAGCTATGCGCGGCATATGGCGCAACCTTCGTGAAAAGGATGGTCAATCAACTGAGTACCAAAGATGGTTTGATGATTTCCGGGAAGACGGCGGCAAGATCGGCTTCTTTGGTCTGAATGACTTTGATGTGCAGGCCAGACGCATTAAAGAGCTGATTACTGTTTCAGAAGGTGGTCGAAAGGGTCAGGCTCTGGAGTTGTGGGGTAATCTGCGTGATGTTATCGAAGACGGTAACGCAGCTGTTGAAAATGCTGTACGACTGTCGGCTTACGTCAATGCCCGTAAAGCAGGTGTCAGCCGCAAGAAAGCAGCCAGCCTTGCCAAGAACTTGACCGTGAACTTTAACCGCAAGGGCGAGCTGGGCGTTTATATGAATGCCCTGTATATGTTCTTTAATGCCGGTGTTCAGGGTACAGCCCAGTTTGCCAGGGTAATGAAATCCCGCAGGGCGCAGACTGTAGCAGCGGGGCTGGCTGGCGCTTCACTGTTACTGGCGGAATGGAACCGTATGATTGCCGGTGAGGATGAAGATGGTGAGAACTGGTGGGATAAGGTACCAGACTATGTGAAGGAGCGTAATCTGGTATTGATGAAGTGGTGGGAGGACGACGGCTCTTATATCACTGTGCCACTGCCTTATGGTTACAACGTGTTCCATGTAGCAGGCACACTGGCTGATGATTTGTTTAGGGATAAGAAGTCAGTGCCTGAAGTAGCTGCAGAAGCGACCAAGGCATTATTGGGCGCTTTCAACCCTATTGGCCTTCAGGATTCGGAAGATTCAGAAAAGGCTGTCATCAAGAGTATTTCACCGACGGTGCTGTCACCGGTTGTGCAACTGGCAGTGAATGAAAACTTTTACGGTGCGCCGATATATAAAGAAGGTTTTCCCGGAGCCACCCCGAGGCCGGATAGTACTCTGGCAATGAAATCCACGATGCCGCTATTCCGTGACCTTTCTACCTGGCTGAATGAAGCGACGGGTGGAACAGGTTTTCGTAGTGGCTGGGTAGATATCAGCCCGGACAGTATTGAGCATCTGTTTGAATTTACCACGGGCGGTGTTGGCGCGTTTGTTGGTCGGAGCTTTAATGCTGCTTTTGGAGACAAAAAAATATCGGAGATGGAAGATCGGGAGATTCCATTCTGGCGCAAACTTAACGGTACGGTTTCAGAGTATCGCGATATCCAGACTTTCTATGACCGACTGGAAGAAGTGAACCAATACCTGGACGAGTATAAGTCGCTTGCAGAAGCAGAGAAGGCTGGCTATCGTGCCGAGTATGGCAACTACCTGAAGCTCTCGATGTTTGCCCGCAAAACCCGCAAACGGTTGAAGTTCCTGAATGATCGCATTGATCTGGTGGAAAACAGCAATAAGCCGGATTCCGAGAAAGAAGATTTACTTGAGCGGTTGCAGAAGCGGGTGAATCTTGAGGTGGACCGATTTAATGGAGAGTATGGGGTATTGGTGAAATAGGCATGAAAAAGCCCGGATTCAACCGGGCTTGTTTTGTTTTAACCTGGGCTTATTCAGGCTGCTTTTTTGTGCGCCTGAGAGGCTGCCGCAAGACGCTCCTCTGCTTGCAGGTGACGCTGGTATGCCTGATCAGCCAGAGTTCCAACCCTTTTAGCCAGTCTGGTGATCTCGTTGGTAATTTGCTCGATTGACATATCTTTCGTATTCATAAGAAGCTCCACCGATCCGCCTGAGTTGTTAATGCTTTTATTCTTGTTTCGTCACCGGCTTGTATAGCTTTAGCTACATCTTGTACAAACCTAGCATAATCTTTTGCTCTGCTAAGTGTCCAGTGATTTTCAGTATACTCGTCGTCCTTGATTCGATCATGATTGATCAGGGCATCAAGCAACTCGCATATAAAAAGTAAGTCGTCAGCAATCTGTTCGTAGGATGGGTTATCCTCTTCTTTCAGCACTTGAATAGAAAAACGCTTGGCATTTCTCAATACTTTAGAGCTTTCAAGAAGAACCGTATCATACAGCTCTCTGACGAGCGTATCCAGTGATTGAACATTCATTTTATTATAATCCCTCAACAGGGGATATAATCTATCACAACAGTTCCATCTTATAAATACGATGGATACAGGTAAGATCACAAAGAAAATCGAACCTCCAGCCACTCTACTAACTTCACCACTTCCCGATCAGGTAACTTCAGGAGCAGAAACAGCAATCGCTGATGAACAGACGAACCCATATCAACGCCCAGCAAAAGCCAATCAAGAGAGGCTCCCGTTGCCTTGTGGACGGCTATCAACTCATCCATAGAGGGAGTCGTTTTATCCCGCTCCCAGCGTGACCACTGTGTCGGATTTCTATTAACCCGCCTTGCCATCTGGCTCTGAGTTCTCCTGAACCCTTTTCTTGTATATCTCAATCTCTTACCGAACGTATTCATTACAACTGCACCAATTCGTCGTGCTGGCCTGTCAGAGCCGAAGATGAGAAGGAAAAAATGCGCATCATGCACAGCTTTTGATGATTTCTGTGCATGCCGTGCAACTGTAGACAAGAAATTGATCTGGATCAGTTTTTTTTGTTCGATCGGTTGGTAAGCATGAGGCACCAGTACTGGAAATCAATAGTAAAAATACTGTATAAAACTACAGTAGTTGCACGGAAGAAATAATAATGAAGTATGAGCCAATACTGCGTCTCATCGAACTGGCAGAGTATAGCCAGTCTGTCGCCAGCCTGTGTGGAAAAACTGACTTGGAAGAACGATTGACGAAACGAGAGAAGACAATGAAGGAAGCTTTGGAGAAAGTCAGCTGTGAAATGGCTGAGCTTGCGATAGAGCTGAATTCGCCGATCTGTTCAGAGATTGATGGCGAGACAGAAGAGTAGAGGGATTTGGGGTGCCGGGTGCTGACAAGTCAACACGCGACCCCCTGAGTATTACCCGGAGGCTATTCCTCAGGACACCCGGCCCAAAGTGCCGTTTGTCCCGTGGGATGACGTTCCCACCGTGTTCGGTTGTCAGGCCGGAGGTGGAGAGTAGAGGATGCCAGTTTGTATAAATCAGGGCAATATAGACGGATACTTTTGTGTCAGGTTGTGTGCTGGATATATGCAATGCAGGCATAAGCGCAATATACGACAGAGCGGATATTGTACAAATAAACAAGGGTGTTTTTTGTTGGACGGTTTGTTGGATGGACGACAGTGTAAGATATGTGGGGAAAGAGTAAGATATTGATAATTAAGTAGAATTTTGGTCGGAGCGAGAGGATTTGAACCTCCGACCCCCACAACCCCATTGTGGTGCGCTACCAGGCTGCGCTACGCTCCGAACCTTTACTATACAGCATGCAAAGTTGCCGTCAGCGGGCTGTATATTACCGTTGTTGCGGTTAATTGCAAGTCTTATGTCGGTCATTTGCCTTGTGGCACTAATCACGTAGGATAGTTGGTTTTGTGATGACGACAATTAAGGATACAACATGAGAATATGGCTGAACCGTTTACTGTCGGTTTCTATGGTGCTTGGTCTGACTGTTATGGCCAGTGGAGTGGCAGCAAAGCCGGTCGAACCGGTGAAGAAGAACGCAGAGCCGGAAGCCGTGCTGGTCAAAATGGAAACCAGTAAGGGTAATATTGTGATTCAGCTCGACGAGAAACGTGCTCCGGTCACCGTAAAGAATTTCCTCGGCTATGTTGGTGATGGCTTTTACGATGACCTTATTTTTCATCGAGTTATCAATGGCTTTATGATTCAGGGTGGCGGCATGGACAAAGATATGAGCCAGAAGCCAAACAAGGCTCCGATTTACAACGAATCGTCCAATGGTCTTGGCAACAGACGTGGCACTATTGCCATGGCGCGTACCTCTGCACCACACAGTGCGACTTCCCAGTTCTTTATTAATCTGGTAGATAATCAAAGTCTGAACTATCGTGCAGGTCAGCCGGGTTATACCGTGTTTGGTGAAGTGGTTGAGGGCATGGAGACGGTTGATGCAATTGCTCAAGTGAGAACCGGCCGAAAGGCAGGGCATGGGGATGTGCCGGTTGAGCCCATACTGATTATCAAAGCCCAGCGAATTAAGGCGGAAAAAAGCAGCCAATCACAAGAAAAATAATTCTCAGGGAGCGGTAAAAGGTACGCCCGTCCGCTCCTTTTCTAAATCTCGTATGCTAATACAAAAATCTGATTTGGAGTCTTAGTCTGAAATTTTTTATAATCCCTCCTGACTAAAAATATCTGTTCTAACGATGAGAAATTGCATGTTTCGATGTATGAAACATTTAATCGGTCTGTGCTTGGCGGTCAGTCTTGCAGGCTGTGGTCAGCCGGATAACCCACAGCTTTCAGAATTTACTGCCATTGATCAGGATAAAATGATGACCCTGATCAACGAGCGTGACTGGGTATTGGTGGATGTGCGTGCCAGCGACTGGTTTAATGGCTGGCCTTCCGACAACACCGGTGTGGGTGGACATATACCGGGGGCGCGCAACTTTGATCTGAACTGGCTGTTAAATGATCGCTCTGAACTGAATAAACTCACTGAACGGTTGTTTCAGAGTAAAGGTATGCGTCAGGCACCGGGTATCGTTATTTACGGTTCTGACCAGCATGAAGCAAAGATACTGGCAGACTGGCTGGTGACTGAGCAGGGCTTTGAAAACTCTGATATTCGCATTTATCCGTTTGGTTTCTCCGGTTGGCTGAAATCCGGTGGTTCTGTAGAGACCATGCCTTCCTATACTCGTCTGGTGCCACCGGCCTGGCTGGACAAACAGTTCAATTCTCCTGAACCTCCGCTGGTTCTTGACGTGTCCTATGGCGCAGGCATTCGCTACCGAATCAATCATATCCCTGACGCTATTCATGTGGACACGTCGTGGATTGAATCCAAGCCATTGTGGAATGTGATTCCTGAAAATGAATTGCAACAGTCATTAATGAACCTTGGCGTTACTCAGGATCGGCAGGTTGTGGTCTATGGCGAGGATATGACAGCCGCCGCACGAATGGTGAGCGTATTGGAGTCCATGGGTGTCAGTGATGTACGACTGCTTAACGGTGGCTTAAAGGCCTGGGTCGATCAGGGCTATATGGTGCAGTCGGGTTGGGTGACGCCAGAGCCTGTCGATGTGTTTGGGGTCTCTGCTTTTAAGGATGTGTGGGTGGATACCATGCGCGTGAAGTCGATTTTGAAAGACGACGATGAGCATCTGGTCAGTGTCCGCTCATGGCGTGAATACACTGGCAAAAGTAGCGGCTACAGTTATATCAATGCGAAAGGCCGTATCCCCGGCGCGGTATGGGGGCACTCGGGAACGGATCCATACAGCATGCAGGACTACATCAATCCCGATGGCACTTTAAGAGAGATTCAGGATATACAGGGCTACTGGCAGGGACTATCACTTAATGATGATACGTTCATGGCCTTTTATTGCGGTACTGGCTGGCGAGCCAGTCTGTCCTGGTTTGCAGCCCGTCTGCTGGGTTATGAGAACGCCAGAATATACGATGGTGGCTGGATGGAATGGAGCAGTGATTCCCGCCGTCCAAGAGAGGCTGGCTAAGCGGTGCAGGCAATATTCAGTCAACGATTGAGTCGTCTGACTCAAAATAACCACCGGGAACTGGTGGTGATCAGTGGTGAGCAAAACTGGTGCATGGAAACCATAAACTCACTATTACCCGCTTTATCGAATGACCTTGGACTCTGGTTGGGCGACGATGCTCCGGACGCCATACACTCTATTCCGGCAGGCAAAGCAACACAATGGCTGGGGCGTGAACGTCAGTTTGTGGTGTTCAATGCCTGGTCCGGTTTTGATGTTGATGCGTTTGGCGCGATCAGTGGTGTGATTGAAGGTGGCGGCGTAATGCTGTTGTTGACACCGGAGCTTGATCAATGGAGTCTGCTGGAAGATCCTGAACATCGTCGTATCACCATTTACCCCGAAGCCGAAAACCGAGTTACAGGCCGTTATATAAGACGGCTGGCTCAACTGTTTGAACGGTCTGAATGTTGCAGTTTGATTCGGCAGAACAAAGATCCGGTCTGGCAAATTTTACCCGACAAAGCTAAAGAGCAGGCAACGCCTTACGTAAACGATTGTTGTCGCACAGAAGATCAGGATGTTTCGGTTGAAGCTATTCATAAAGTAGCGACGGGACATCGACGTCGCCCACTGGTGTTAACTGCTGACCGTGGGCGTGGCAAAAGTGCTGCGCTGGGTATTGCCGCTGCACAGTGTTTGAAGCATGGGTTAAGCCGTATTGTGGTCACCGGACCTTCACTGGCTGCTACCGGTCAGGTGTTTCAGCATGCCGAACTCACTTTGAATAAAAATACTATTAATAAAAACACGATTAATAAAAACACGATTAATAAAAACACGATGGACTCTCCTGTCGTCTCCAGAGGCAGGCTGGTCTGGCAGGATAAATCCATAGAGTTTCTGGCACCGGACGAGCTGGTGGCCAACCCGGTAGAATGTGATCTGATGCTGGTGGATGAAGCCGCTGCATTGCCGGTTCCTCTGTTAGAGTCATTACTCCGAAGTCAGTCGCGAATTGTTTTTTCCTCCACCATTCACGGTTATGAAGGGACGGGGCGTGGTTTTGCCATTCGTTTTCGCAACAAACTGGAGGCTATTGCGCCCCAGTGGCGAGCCTTGCATCTGAATCAGGCGATTCGTTGGGCAGAGAATGACCCGTTAGAGCAGCTGGTTTTTTCCAGTCTGTTGCTGAATGCCAGTCCTGTTGAAGATCAGGCAATGCAAAACACGACAGCAGACCAGTGTGAGTGGGTGCATTTTGACCGTAATCAGCTGATTGAAAATGAATCCATGCTGACCCAGGTGTTTGGTTTGTTGGTTCAGGCTCATTACCGCACACGTCCCTTTGATTTACGACACTTTCTGGATGGGCCAAATATAGAAGTTTATGGTCTTGTTGATCAGGGGCGTCTTGCTGGCACGATTTTGGCGGCGCGGGAAGGTGCTATAGAGCCATCATTGCAGGAGCCGATCTGGCTGGGGCAGAGAAGGGTGCGGGGTCATTTGATTCCCCAGTCTCTCAGTAATCATGCAGGTATTCCGGAAGCGATCAGCTTAAAGGGGCTGCGTATTCTTCGTGTGGCTGTTCATCCGGCAGTGCGTCGAAAAGGGTTTGGAACTGAACTCCTGAGCCGTCTGTCAAAGGATGCTCTGGATAAAGGGCTGGACTATCTGGGAACCAGCTTTGGTGCGACCGTTGACCTGTTAAGCTTCTGGCAAAATAACGACTTTTTGCCGGTACGAACCGGTTTGCTCAGAGAAGCTGCCAGCGGCTGCTATTCACTGATGATGCTGCAACCCTTGTCGGAACAGGGTAGCGCACTGGTTGCAGAAGCGCGCTCGCGTTTTTACGACAACTTTCTGCTACAACTACCAGAGTGTCTGAGTGGAATGGATAACGATCTGGTTTGCTGTCTGTTTTCAGGTTCCGAAGACTACCATTCTATCGATTTAACGGAGCGTGACTGGCAGGATATTCATTCTTTCAGTCATGGGCAGCGATTGTTTGAAAGCTGTCTGCCTGCTATTCGAAAGCTGCTTCTGAAAGGACTGGCTGACCAGAAGAGTTGCTCACAGGCGTTGTCGGGACTGGTTGTGAAAGTGCTGCAACAGCACAGCTGGAGTTCTCTGGCACAGTTTGAAAACGTAGCGGGCAAGAAGCAGGCGGTTATTCGTTTAAGGGAATATGTCGGTCAGCTGAAAGCGGTATTAAAGTAACATTGAAAACGGTGGCATCAGCCACCGTTCGTTTTAGTGGCTTCGGATCGTTTACTGGCGACTGACGGGTTTTCACTGTCGTATGTTTGGTGAATGCGATAATTGACAGAACATACGCCGTTGGGCAGAGACTTCAGAATGGCGTTCACACCGCCAGCGTTGCGCGTCCAGATG
Above is a window of Endozoicomonas montiporae CL-33 DNA encoding:
- a CDS encoding LPD38 domain-containing protein, producing MTVNELSDAIDNELSGRPMFADFQGRSIEDDRYTPKAVTNRITEPAVKAALNGEPLSPVYQREVTRLLNEAENDPVFEAPAFLNEQEAQIEQERQANAVPEEWYEQWEPVNFEEADATIGVDSKDFNDADWKLIAEAQEQILLEEAALHEQQNTIEESNLERTAGQHSTRAETNPDTEAGESLRQSVNELQEEAGTSQTEPEVTPSDFSLQTQTEQSLQQQAEQQQAAEAAERETQKQAQQKAEADKERDDFALTGSDSVVDSNPDQADLLPDTSQDQAGQGREIQRLESELAELKSQQENINKAMLKDAGTMASLSGRKGKEQEKDVVDERYYRTLKQFRKNRNRINEIESKLTALKKTNEPKETEEAKALKERRAIKEANVTSTAYERAKKRLDREVSNFVSGAASNNGYSNYSSTPDSVSNKKQSKNATENTATPSQSEQKIEDFGEKIGGARKDVWAGFRESLSGDVDVKALPLSKTFPEPNYEKLHEAGADSQSLAIIAAVRADIPAKPRKSYKLKSWAANVEAARQIASMLVGGNASSDRVLEVMKQDGNAPEGIINMIPVLAKLEPGQLKAAAGYRIRSGSFSIFNGQQRDPGKPIYYLKDNKTKRSHYDQSSESLAELQEQVLGFIRQQLDSDTGSKGRQTRFDVFRTRGTKSYWVGKKIAAGKFITLKTGFDSVGEANKFLKDNQQWLEQELKRKKDVPAHRRTVNIERQGEDYRDGQNITPESFTEAFGFRGVEFGNWVEQGRRQHDLNRAYDALKDLANLINVPTQALSLNGELALAFGARGKGGKKPAAAHYERDKVAINLTKNNGPGSLAHEWWHSLDNYFSRFRNDPDDYLSEQPKKSVWKGREQQRDDSVRPEVEDAFDAVVKAIEKTGMPTRSSELDGTRSKDYWSTVREMTARAFENYVIEKLEASGFHNDYLANIVPEIEFSGSADSYPYLTAKEKESVVKAFDQLFSSLKTEATDTGVKLYRLGNGKGIKLNNARLVAHRMKKELGVGVKAVATESELPDHLQQDIQRDKVSGRVKGIYDPISGDAFIIADKLNDGRDAVKTLLHELVGHKGVRQALGKQLNLAMVGIYRDMPANVRQSLETEYAGQLEGLSTAKRKLKVAEEYVARIAESNPKAPILKRLYSRFKRLLRNIMPSIQWTDADIVELVQAGKSALRKPAGSQHSPETSTVAYSLDDKKVLKIDPRQLIRKGRLTFLRKKMLELAEKLDGKSVTNQATGQKIWFYKKGFKHSSSGRIDHNNELAIRLMPVMPEIIENAVPFESQPDRKGRHTIETAIKLRTKIQIGEDFYFVDLRVRDHTNDQIKRLYDHRVRKEDPAGIDGDHPHNLMIADVSLHPTTGSNLNIDQRKAKKFNDEDPLYSLEAVDTGSGAGSDSTSGRSNFVVQPETWQEAFIRKIQDKFKPLKRTQDAITLNGADPLSEDVDTYLAEELSHGKIEESLRQFENRHVRPLARAIAQASVGREDLDLYLYAKHAPERNAHIAKINDKMPDGGSGMTNEQAADILSRFEAGGKTAELQTLADRIYRINKQRLSLLQDAGLESQAILNSWSRYQNYVPLKGKGEQVESAQHRQNTGRGFDIRGKESIRAMGRRSMAESPVLHSLAAFEETLVRKEKNDVAKTFLNMVQKYPNKEYWEVFSEDRLDTKRMFDPRSEKVVDRDNPFMKFDRDNYLSVKVDGKEHYIKLADKQLLDAMQNLGPEKMGVITQTLSRANRFLASLNTSLNPEFVISNFSRDIQTAVLNVIAEQDLQDGRIEGEQLAKNVVKDVPGAMRGIWRNLREKDGQSTEYQRWFDDFREDGGKIGFFGLNDFDVQARRIKELITVSEGGRKGQALELWGNLRDVIEDGNAAVENAVRLSAYVNARKAGVSRKKAASLAKNLTVNFNRKGELGVYMNALYMFFNAGVQGTAQFARVMKSRRAQTVAAGLAGASLLLAEWNRMIAGEDEDGENWWDKVPDYVKERNLVLMKWWEDDGSYITVPLPYGYNVFHVAGTLADDLFRDKKSVPEVAAEATKALLGAFNPIGLQDSEDSEKAVIKSISPTVLSPVVQLAVNENFYGAPIYKEGFPGATPRPDSTLAMKSTMPLFRDLSTWLNEATGGTGFRSGWVDISPDSIEHLFEFTTGGVGAFVGRSFNAAFGDKKISEMEDREIPFWRKLNGTVSEYRDIQTFYDRLEEVNQYLDEYKSLAEAEKAGYRAEYGNYLKLSMFARKTRKRLKFLNDRIDLVENSNKPDSEKEDLLERLQKRVNLEVDRFNGEYGVLVK
- a CDS encoding sulfurtransferase, whose protein sequence is MKHLIGLCLAVSLAGCGQPDNPQLSEFTAIDQDKMMTLINERDWVLVDVRASDWFNGWPSDNTGVGGHIPGARNFDLNWLLNDRSELNKLTERLFQSKGMRQAPGIVIYGSDQHEAKILADWLVTEQGFENSDIRIYPFGFSGWLKSGGSVETMPSYTRLVPPAWLDKQFNSPEPPLVLDVSYGAGIRYRINHIPDAIHVDTSWIESKPLWNVIPENELQQSLMNLGVTQDRQVVVYGEDMTAAARMVSVLESMGVSDVRLLNGGLKAWVDQGYMVQSGWVTPEPVDVFGVSAFKDVWVDTMRVKSILKDDDEHLVSVRSWREYTGKSSGYSYINAKGRIPGAVWGHSGTDPYSMQDYINPDGTLREIQDIQGYWQGLSLNDDTFMAFYCGTGWRASLSWFAARLLGYENARIYDGGWMEWSSDSRRPREAG
- a CDS encoding tRNA(Met) cytidine acetyltransferase TmcA, yielding MSRLTQNNHRELVVISGEQNWCMETINSLLPALSNDLGLWLGDDAPDAIHSIPAGKATQWLGRERQFVVFNAWSGFDVDAFGAISGVIEGGGVMLLLTPELDQWSLLEDPEHRRITIYPEAENRVTGRYIRRLAQLFERSECCSLIRQNKDPVWQILPDKAKEQATPYVNDCCRTEDQDVSVEAIHKVATGHRRRPLVLTADRGRGKSAALGIAAAQCLKHGLSRIVVTGPSLAATGQVFQHAELTLNKNTINKNTINKNTINKNTMDSPVVSRGRLVWQDKSIEFLAPDELVANPVECDLMLVDEAAALPVPLLESLLRSQSRIVFSSTIHGYEGTGRGFAIRFRNKLEAIAPQWRALHLNQAIRWAENDPLEQLVFSSLLLNASPVEDQAMQNTTADQCEWVHFDRNQLIENESMLTQVFGLLVQAHYRTRPFDLRHFLDGPNIEVYGLVDQGRLAGTILAAREGAIEPSLQEPIWLGQRRVRGHLIPQSLSNHAGIPEAISLKGLRILRVAVHPAVRRKGFGTELLSRLSKDALDKGLDYLGTSFGATVDLLSFWQNNDFLPVRTGLLREAASGCYSLMMLQPLSEQGSALVAEARSRFYDNFLLQLPECLSGMDNDLVCCLFSGSEDYHSIDLTERDWQDIHSFSHGQRLFESCLPAIRKLLLKGLADQKSCSQALSGLVVKVLQQHSWSSLAQFENVAGKKQAVIRLREYVGQLKAVLK
- a CDS encoding peptidylprolyl isomerase is translated as MRIWLNRLLSVSMVLGLTVMASGVAAKPVEPVKKNAEPEAVLVKMETSKGNIVIQLDEKRAPVTVKNFLGYVGDGFYDDLIFHRVINGFMIQGGGMDKDMSQKPNKAPIYNESSNGLGNRRGTIAMARTSAPHSATSQFFINLVDNQSLNYRAGQPGYTVFGEVVEGMETVDAIAQVRTGRKAGHGDVPVEPILIIKAQRIKAEKSSQSQEK
- a CDS encoding helix-turn-helix domain-containing protein, with the protein product MARRVNRNPTQWSRWERDKTTPSMDELIAVHKATGASLDWLLLGVDMGSSVHQRLLFLLLKLPDREVVKLVEWLEVRFSL